The sequence ACTCCGCTTTTAATCACTGTTTTGGCAAAGGGTTTCACAAGGGGAATCACCGTGGGGGCGAGAATCGCTGCGCCTAAGCCAATCGCTAAAGTTTGCATGGGATGATTAGTGACGCGATTGGTAACTTGGTTGACAAGGGAATGACCATTCGGTTGTATCGGTTGTGGCATTTTACAATTTTCTCCTTAAGTTTTTTGTTCTTCTAACTGATGTTGCACCAGTGGGCGCAGGCTGTTTAACCCCGCCGCGATCGCGGAACCATTGTGAATGATCGTTGCAATCAGCGGATTTAAGCCCACTGTCGAGGCTAACCCCAACGCCATGAGATTCGGCGCAACCACCAGAAATGTATTTTGCTCAATCAGCTTCTTGGTTTCTTTAGCGATATTGAGGGCTTCGAGCAAGGTTGCCAAATCATTGTTCATCAAGACAACATCTGCGATTTCTCGGGCAATATCGGAACCATTGGCAAACGAAACTGACACATCGGCGTAGGCTAAAGCAACGGAATCATTCAACCCATCACCTACAAAGGCAACGGTTTTGCCAGCCAACGTTAAGTCGCGAACGATCGCTGCTTTTTGCTCAGGAAACGCTTGAGCGTGGACTTGTGCAGGTGGAATTTGGAGTTCCTCTCCCACCATTTTAGCTCTTTCGGGGTTATCGCCCGTTAATAAATGAATTTCGCGACCAGAGGCTTCCAACGCTCGGATTAAAGCGGGGCTTTCGGGGCGCAAGGGATCCGCGTATTGAATCACCCCGGCAAGTTCACCGTCACAAGCGACATAGATTAA comes from Halothece sp. PCC 7418 and encodes:
- a CDS encoding DUF5132 domain-containing protein, whose translation is MPQPIQPNGHSLVNQVTNRVTNHPMQTLAIGLGAAILAPTVIPLVKPFAKTVIKSGVGFYEKTKGAIAETGESIGDIVAEAKAEAAAEQAKKASVQAGLMTSAQPKAESPDN